The Rhopalosiphum maidis isolate BTI-1 chromosome 2, ASM367621v3, whole genome shotgun sequence genome segment AAAATCTTTTCTTATGATTCtttgaaatacatatttatcagTTTTATATGTTAAGATATGTTTTTAGaccatttaattacatataaaatatataaaatgtaatactttattaaaattggttttttctATAATGGCTTCtctaatcatattattcatattacacTTTCCATCATACAATGTGACTAATGGAATATCACATTCAATATTATCTGGAACTAAAGTAAATTCTTTtccaaataatactttatgaaACAATTCTTGAGCAACTTGAAAATAAGGTGCAAAATACAGTGATGTTAAAGCACATTTTATAgcctgaaaatatattaatgtaatattaattttgaataataggttactaacaaaatattatgaacttaCTTGTGaagatacttttaaaaacttaggaggcaaaaacataacattatttttagttacacACCACTCCATAcccaaatcaataaaaatgccAGTAACACTATCATCTTCAATTTTACTGACTTTAAATCTATACCATTCATCATGCATTTGAACTGCATACACATCAGAAACCTCAAtgctaaacattttaataaattgttttgattcaCTTGGCATAttcattagtttaaataaagtgTCATAATCgtcctacaaaataatttatattacaccaGAATACTATGTTATAAAGAAGTAAAATAActcataattacattaattctGTCATGAACAAAAAGAACCCAAAATGTGTAATTTCTGTCTACAGAAGCTACAGTTACAGTCCTTTCAGTTTTATCAACTAGTTTCATAACAAGTAAGTTCTCAGAAGATTCAGTCaaagaaatattcaaaaactctttatgtttttgtttttttttatcagccttcaaaaatgcaataaatattgtaaaaaattaaaatctctaaattgtatttttttattatacatacgggAGAAGcatcatagtataatattgatttgttcTGATTGGGTAAGTCttcaattacaatatttgatgTTAACCGACTAAGTAGACTCAACCAATTTGAAGGTAATTGTTCACTATATacttctttataaatattttccactTTATCACAGAAAAGTCcggcataatttttttgtaattcctgtaaataagaacaattaaaacaaattaaaaaaaaaaattcaattacaaattaaaaatcaaacctTTTCCAATCTTCTAGCAACAATAGACATATCTTGAGTGAagggaatatttttataactatgagTTTTCTTTAGTATAGATAATGCATTACGTGCAGCTACTTGTTGAGCAACTTCAGGAAGGGAATATTTTTCTGGGAACGAACTAGCAAGAGACACATTACCCAGCTAAAAGTTAAAGAGATTAttactttcaaaataaaatacaagtaatatgcatttaaacaatacattaagacaaaatttaaaataatgaataaagtaaaaatgaagATCTGATatgatgaattaaatatattgaatacttataacaaacactaaataacatttttgtgaaaTAGGGGagactatacatttaaatcatgAAAAGTAGAACATAGAAcagatacattatataatatattgaatactaAAGCAGTAACAAAacataaactatattgtaatataaatttatatttctacacAATAAGCATAATAGATAACTACATTAAATTACCTTAATATTGGCATAATGAGCAggtatatttgattttgatttacatttaaaaacagtaaacTCAACTTTTCCTAAATTCATTTCTTCCAAGTAATCATGTAAAGCTTGTATATGATTAAAACCATTACAATTTTGGATATTTAGATCAATTATATCAGTctgaaagtaaaattaattttttttcaataattaaaaaatgagcatt includes the following:
- the LOC113552141 gene encoding LOW QUALITY PROTEIN: uncharacterized protein LOC113552141 (The sequence of the model RefSeq protein was modified relative to this genomic sequence to represent the inferred CDS: deleted 1 base in 1 codon), with product MSSFDNNESWIHNNKDNSNISLNIKQHIKHGHHRAKYIFTDDPTDIIDLNIQNCNGFNHIQALHDYLEEMNLGKVEFTVFKCKSKSNIPAHYANIKLGNVSLASSFPEKYSLPEVAQQVAARNALSILKKTHSYKNIPFTQDMSIVARRLEKELQKNYAGLFCDKVENIYKEVYSEQLPSNWLSLLSRLTSNIVIEDLPNQNKSILYYDASPADKKKQKHKEFLNISLTESSENLLVMKLVDKTERTVTVASVDRNYTFWVLFVHDRINDDYDTLFKLMNMPSESKQFIKMFSIEVSDVYAVQMHDEWYRFKVSKIEDDSVTGIFIDLGMEWCVTKNNVMFLPPKFLKVSSQAIKCALTSLYFAPYFQVAQELFHKVLFGKEFTLVPDNIECDIPLVTLYDGKCNMNNMIREAIIEKTNFNKIHRKCEKASLTCVADGYVYIHPPNGTLTIMESILDTISASQPLDTLYSKNSISPHKIYLVKCPELNLWSRAIVHDFIFTDQKFKVYFIDYGNYGFIDQDKFIDLQSFDLLLSTIGPQALKVSFHLFPPENLKDQSRSRALYEMIIDKSLDINVISTDSDGIQVVEIFDADDQNINRLSFNTQLYQSV